A DNA window from Streptomyces bacillaris contains the following coding sequences:
- a CDS encoding 3' terminal RNA ribose 2'-O-methyltransferase Hen1: MFLTISTTGTPERPATDLGFLLHKHPDRAQTFSTSHGTAHVFYPEASAERCTAALLLEVDPVALVRRGKGKGRGGAPDAALAQYVNDRPYAASSLLSVALSAVFKSALAGVCRALPERAEAPLPLRIEVPALPARGGAELVRKLFAPLGWELVEATAVPLDEQFPAWGDSRYVRLVLEGELRLADALRQLYVLLPVLDDAKHYWVAPDEVDKLLRAGEGWLADHPERPLITRRYLSHRWGLTRQADQALELVRLAESDDLDVESVDNAVDESTDTEEKPVPLAEHRRTAILEALRTAGARRVLDLGCGQGQLVQALLKDVEFTEIVGVDVSMRALTIASRRLKLDRMGERQAARVTLRQGSLTYTDKRLKGYDAAVLSEVIEHVDLDRLPALEYAVFGSARPRTVLVTTPNVEYNVRWETLPAGHARHGDHRFEWTRAEFRAWARKVAERHGYTVAQLPVGPDDPEVGPPTQLAVFTLTDTAHDHRTEKKKEAEAA, translated from the coding sequence GTGTTCCTGACGATCAGTACGACCGGCACCCCAGAACGTCCCGCCACGGACCTCGGCTTCCTGCTGCACAAGCACCCCGACCGGGCGCAGACGTTCTCCACCTCGCACGGCACCGCCCACGTCTTCTACCCCGAGGCGTCCGCCGAGCGCTGCACGGCCGCACTCCTGCTGGAGGTGGATCCGGTGGCGCTGGTGCGGCGCGGCAAGGGCAAGGGCCGGGGCGGGGCGCCCGACGCGGCGCTCGCGCAGTACGTCAACGACCGCCCCTACGCGGCCTCCTCGCTGCTCTCGGTAGCCCTGTCCGCCGTCTTCAAGTCCGCGCTGGCCGGAGTCTGCCGGGCCCTGCCCGAGCGGGCCGAAGCTCCGCTGCCGCTGCGGATCGAGGTGCCCGCGCTCCCCGCCCGGGGCGGTGCGGAGCTGGTGCGCAAGCTGTTCGCGCCGCTCGGCTGGGAGCTGGTCGAGGCCACGGCCGTACCGCTGGACGAGCAGTTCCCGGCGTGGGGCGACTCGCGTTACGTACGGCTCGTGCTGGAGGGGGAGTTGCGGCTGGCCGACGCCCTGCGCCAGCTCTACGTCCTGCTGCCGGTGCTCGACGACGCCAAGCACTACTGGGTCGCGCCCGACGAGGTGGACAAGCTGCTGCGGGCCGGTGAGGGCTGGCTGGCCGACCACCCCGAGCGGCCCCTGATCACCCGGCGCTATCTCTCCCACCGCTGGGGGCTGACCCGCCAGGCCGACCAGGCCCTGGAGCTGGTCCGGCTCGCGGAGTCGGACGACCTGGACGTGGAGAGCGTCGACAACGCGGTGGACGAGAGCACCGACACCGAGGAGAAGCCGGTCCCGCTCGCCGAGCACCGCCGCACCGCGATCCTCGAAGCGCTGCGCACGGCCGGTGCCCGCCGGGTGCTCGACCTGGGCTGTGGCCAGGGCCAGTTGGTGCAGGCGCTCCTCAAGGACGTGGAGTTCACCGAGATCGTGGGCGTCGACGTCTCCATGCGGGCCCTCACCATCGCCTCGCGGCGGCTGAAGCTGGACCGGATGGGGGAGCGCCAGGCGGCCCGGGTGACGCTCCGCCAGGGCTCCCTCACCTATACGGACAAGCGGCTCAAGGGGTACGACGCCGCCGTGCTCAGCGAGGTGATCGAGCACGTCGACCTGGACCGGCTGCCCGCCCTGGAGTACGCGGTCTTCGGCTCGGCCCGCCCGCGCACGGTCCTCGTGACCACGCCCAACGTGGAGTACAACGTCCGCTGGGAGACCCTCCCGGCCGGGCACGCACGCCACGGGGACCACCGGTTCGAGTGGACCAGGGCCGAGTTCCGCGCCTGGGCCCGGAAGGTGGCCGAGCGCCACGGCTACACCGTCGCGCAACTGCCCGTCGGCCCGGACGACCCCGAGGTCGGCCCGCCCACCCAGCTGGCCGTCTTCACCCTGACCGACACCGCGCACGACCACAGGACCGAGAAGAAGAAGGAGGCGGAAGCCGCATGA